CTGAGGACTCTGGAATCCATGGAACTTGAAGGCAAGGAAAGCACCACCTCTTCCGAGCTGGCCGAAAGGCTCAACCTGAGTCCGGCTCAAATTCGCAAGGATTTATCCTATTTTGGGGGTTTCGGGAAGCAGGGAAAAGGCTACAATGTAAAGCACCTTACTGCAGAACTGCGGCGCATCCTCAACGTGGAAAAAGAATGGGAAATGGCTCTGGTAGGCGTTGGTGATCTGGGTAGGGCCCTCATTCACTACCAGGGGTTCAGGGATAAAGGTTTTCGCCTCGTTTTACTTTTTGACAAAAACCCCCAGAAAATCGGAACGAAAATTGAGGGCCTGGAGATAATGGACAGTGCTCTTATTCCTGAGCTTATCCGTGAAAGAGGGATAAAGATAGCGATAATAGCTGTGCCTCCGCACGAGGCCCAGAAAGTAGCCGATGCTTTGGTTTCAGCTGGAATTGAGGCTATACTTAGCTATGCCCCTGTAAACCTCAAGGTGCCGCCCCACGTGAAAGTGCAGTATATAGACCCCGTAGTCAGCCTGCGGTGCATGACCTATTATCTGGGGTAGCAGCCATCTGCCATCTCTTCGTAAACAAAACGAAACCCTCTCGCCTGCACAATAATCGAAAGTGAAAAGGGCGATAATCCCCATTCATGAAAATTTTGGATCACCCCCAAAAACCTCAAAAAGGGAGCGATTACCACCTATGCATCCTGCCCACGAGTGGGACCCTAACCGTGGCGAACCTCAGGCCCACGAGGGTGGGGAAAAATCGGGGGATGGAGGGAGGCGAAGCCC
This window of the Anaerolineae bacterium genome carries:
- a CDS encoding redox-sensing transcriptional repressor Rex; the encoded protein is MREARVPDIVISRLPLYLRTLESMELEGKESTTSSELAERLNLSPAQIRKDLSYFGGFGKQGKGYNVKHLTAELRRILNVEKEWEMALVGVGDLGRALIHYQGFRDKGFRLVLLFDKNPQKIGTKIEGLEIMDSALIPELIRERGIKIAIIAVPPHEAQKVADALVSAGIEAILSYAPVNLKVPPHVKVQYIDPVVSLRCMTYYLG